CTACCTACAACAGTACCCAGCGCAACAAGTGCTGATTGCGTGATAAAGCGCCGCCGGGACGCTACAAACACCTCATTGCCGGTCGCAACAGAAGTTTTCGACTCCTGCGTATGATCACGGTTGGGTTGCTTGCCTCGCTTCATCGAACCAAATTACGAAGCCTTTTTGGTATTCGGGTGTACCATGCCTCGCAAGCTGGTCCAGGCACCGCCGTTGATGGCATCCATTCCTGCCGATCTGAGCATGGCGGCAGCCGAAGCGCTTCGGGCGCCACTGCGGCAGGTAGTGATGATGACTTTGTTTTTGGCAGCCAGCTTCCCCGCCTGCGATGAAATGCGGTCCAGTGGAATATTCAGCGCACCTTTGATGTGCCCGTGCTTAAACTCCTGGGGAGTTCGTACATCTACTATTATGGCTCCTTTTTCGAGGGCTCTTTCAATTTTTTCACTTCGGGATGTAAACCCGAACAATTTAAGAATACGCATGCTTGTGATGTGTTTAGATGCGTAAAATTAGGGCGATGGTCGCGATTGTTTCGTAACACTGGTTACATGCCCGGACTCCTAAGCCAATCAGGATTGGTTTAGGAGTGCTGCCTGAGCCACTAAAAGCATTTGTTATTTCGAGGAGAAAACCTGATATTACGACCAGCTAACCAAAACCAACCTTGTGTACCCGTTTCATTCACTGTACCTAGAGGTGCGATCAAGCATGTCAAACGTCCTGGCCATTACATTGAACACTGTTGGTTTTCTGATGATTGAAACAGAAGAAAACGCAACGTGCCTATGGTTGTAATCGCTACTCTCTTTCTACTCTCCTCACTGATTAGTCGTGTTTGGCGCGCAGCCTTTGTGAGCCCTGGTTTAATGTTGCCTTTCTTGAAAAGGGAAGGTTTATGGTTATTGCCTGAAGTTAGGAATCCACTCACACACCCAATCCGGAGTTAATTTCGTGTGGCTATACGCGACATATCGCTCCTTCCATCTTAACCGCGAAAAGTTACGCAAGACACTGTTATTGTTACTATTGCTCGCAAATGTTTCTTTGAGCGCGCAACCCTATTGCGATCAGGCGCAAACAACTGCAGGTTTTCCAGGCGACTTAAACTGCCAAAATGCAGTGTGTGCGCAGGACGGTTTTTGTTGCACAACCAGCTGGGACGCACTTTGTGCAAATATTGCTTCTACCAACCCATCTTGCTCCAATTGCCTTGAAAGTGCTGCCGGTGGTGGTGGTGGTGGTGGCGGCGGTGACTGCACCTACTCCATTTGCCTGTACGACACATTTGGAGATGGCTGGAACGGAGGCTCAGCAACGGTAACGGTAAACGGGATTGTAGTTCTCAGCAACATCACGCTGGCCACGGGAGCCGGACCACTTTGTTTCAACTTCGCCGTACCAGAAGGTGCCACTATAGCTGTGCTCTACACTGCCGGTTCATGGGCTTTCGAGAATCACTATACAGTTTTCAGTGGTGCAGGTGGAACCGGGAATATCGTTTTTGCATCTCCCGTGGGCCAACAACCTCTGCCGAACAATTCTTTTGCAAGCGGTTGCGGAGGTGGAGGCAGTGACCCCGGAGGTGATGGATGTGAAATTTCCGTGTGTCTATACGATACCTTTGGTGATGGATGGGACAGCGCTACACTTACCGTTCAGGTGGGCGGTGTGAATGTGCTTACAGGCATCACACTACCCAACGGAACTGGTCCGCAATGTTTTAACTTTACTGTTCAACCCGGCCAAAACATCACCTTTTTGTACAGCCCCGGGGTATGGCCTACGGAGAATTACTATCAGGTTTTTTCAGGACCCAGTGGCACCGGAACGCAAATTTTCTCAACCAATCCAGGCTCTGCTCCACCAAACACCAACAACATGCCCAATGAGTGCCCCGAATGGAATCCGGACCCGGGAGGCGGTAATCCCATCAGTACCAGCAGCACTATGTACTCAGCGGAAGAGCTTATCACAGACGTGCTTCTTGGAGATTGTGTGAGCGCTTCTAATGTTACCTACACGGGAGCTGCTCATGCCATTGGAAATTTCTGGAATGGCTGCAGTTTTGGGATGGAAGAAGGGATTCTGCTCACCACCGGCAACGTAAACATTGCACCTGGCCCCAACAATAGTGGAAGCGCTGGTGTGAATAACGGCACCCCCGGATTTCCTCTGTTGCAAGACCTTGCCGGTGCCCTTACCTATGATGCAGCGGTCATAACATTCGAATTCGTGGCTTCTGCCGATCAGGTAACTTTTACCTACGTTTTTGGTTCAGAGGAATACCCTGAGTTTGTTTGCACAGGTTTTAACGATGCGTTTGGGTTTTTTGTAACAGGCCCTGGTTATGCCCCAAACACCAATGTTGCA
The DNA window shown above is from Cryomorphaceae bacterium and carries:
- a CDS encoding rhodanese-like domain-containing protein; this encodes MRILKLFGFTSRSEKIERALEKGAIIVDVRTPQEFKHGHIKGALNIPLDRISSQAGKLAAKNKVIITTCRSGARSASAAAMLRSAGMDAINGGAWTSLRGMVHPNTKKAS